A stretch of Rhinopithecus roxellana isolate Shanxi Qingling chromosome 12, ASM756505v1, whole genome shotgun sequence DNA encodes these proteins:
- the FOXE3 gene encoding forkhead box protein E3 produces MAGRSDMDPPTAFSGFPALPAVAPSGLPPSPLAGAEPGREPEEAAAAGRGEAAPTPAPGPGRRRRRPLQRGKPPYSYIALIAMALAHAPGRRLTLAAIYRFITERFAFYRDSPRKWQNSIRHNLTLNDCFVKVPREPGNPGKGNYWTLDPAAADMFDNGSFLRRRKRFKRAELPAHAAAPPGPPLPFPYAPYAPAPGPALLAPPPPAGPGPAPPARLFSVDSLVSLQPELAGLGAPEPPCCAAPDAAAAFPPCATAASPPLYSQAPDRLVLPATRPGPGPLPAEPLLALAGPAAALGPLTPGEAYLRQPGFAQGLERYL; encoded by the coding sequence ATGGCGGGGCGCAGCGACATGGATCCGCCCACCGCGTTCTCGGGCTTCCCGGCCCTGCCAGCGGTCGCGCCGTCGGGGCTGCCGCCGTCGCCCCTCGCAGGAGCCGAGCCAGGGCGGGAGCccgaggaggcggcggcggctggcCGCGGGGAGGCGGCCCCCACGCCCGCGCCCGGcccggggcggcggcggcggcggcccctgCAGCGCGGGAAGCCGCCCTACTCGTACATCGCTCTCATCGCCATGGCCCTGGCGCACGCCCCGGGCCGCCGCCTCACGCTGGCCGCCATCTACCGCTTCATCACCGAGCGCTTTGCCTTCTACCGTGACAGCCCGCGCAAGTGGCAGAACAGCATCCGCCACAACCTCACGCTCAACGACTGCTTCGTCAAGGTGCCCCGCGAGCCGGGCAATCCGGGCAAGGGCAACTACTGGACGCTGGACCCCGCGGCCGCCGACATGTTCGACAACGGCAGTTTCCTGCGGCGCCGCAAGCGCTTCAAGCGAGCGGAGCTGCCAGCTCACGCGGCCGCGCCGCCGGGGCCGCCGCTCCCCTTCCCCTACGCGCCCTACGCGCCCGCGCCCGGCCCAGCGCTGCTGGCGCCCCCGCCCCCTGCCGGCCCGGGCCCTGCGCCGCCCGCGCGCCTGTTCAGCGTCGACAGCCTGGTGAGCCTGCAGCCGGAGCTGGCGGGGCTGGGCGCCCCGGAGCCGCCCTGCTGCGCCGCGCCCGACGCCGCCGCCGCCTTCCCGCCCTGCGCGACCGCCGCCTCCCCGCCACTCTACTCGCAGGCCCCAGACCGCCTGGTGCTGCCCGCGACGCGCCCCGGCCCTGGCCCGCTGCCCGCTGAGCCCCTCCTGGCCTTGGCCGGGCCGGCAGCCGCGCTGGGCCCGCTCACCCCGGGAGAGGCCTACCTGAGGCAGCCGGGCTTCGCGCAGGGGCTGGAGCGCTACCTGTGA